In Acidobacteriota bacterium, a genomic segment contains:
- a CDS encoding DEAD/DEAH box helicase family protein, with protein sequence MNEAETRAEHIDPALKTAGWGVVAGSRIRREYPITLGRIEGHGRRGKALCADYVLEFRNHKLAVIEAKAWDSLLTEGVAQAKDYAGKLAVRFSYATNGQGIYAVDMHEGTEGEQPHYPTPEELWQMTFATENNWRDRFAAVPFEDRGGYFQGRYYQDIAVERVLEAVSDNRERILLTLATGTGKTFIAFQLAWKLFHSRWNLSREASRRPRILFLADRNILANQAYNAFSAFPEDALVRIEPSDIKKKGRVPKNGSLFFTIFQTFMSGPIVDGQPSPYFGEYPPDFFDFIVIDECHRGGANDESTWRDILTYFAPAVQLGLTATPKRKDNIDTYAYFGEPVYVYSLKDGINDGFLTPFKVKQISTTLDEYVYTPDDRLIEGEIETGRRFVESDFNRVIEIPEREKKRIQIFMEQINQQEKTLVFCATQDHALAVRDYINQIRQLKTSKDPNYCHRVTANDGALGEQHLRDFQDNEKTIPTILTTSQKLSTGVDARNIRNIVLLRPINSMIEFKQIIGRGTRLFDGKAYFTIYDFVRAHQHFSDPEWDGEPEDNTIEGEDEGEIGERPRGGERQPSDGGDGEPRPRPPKIKVRLADGKERNIQHMMVTSFWHPDGTPMSAQQFLEMLYGRLPEYFKNEQELREIWSEPETRARLLEGLAEKGFGPEQMAEMQKVIDAEKSDLFDVLAHVAYALAPLTRAERSEKARVEISTRFTTKQQVFLDFVLSHYVSVGVEELAPEKLTPLLRLKYNNSIPYAVNDLGEARQIRKVFTSFQRFLYQSPAQPQQPGSR encoded by the coding sequence ATGAACGAAGCCGAAACCAGAGCCGAACACATTGACCCGGCGCTGAAAACTGCCGGTTGGGGCGTTGTCGCGGGCAGCCGCATTCGCCGCGAATACCCCATCACGCTGGGTCGTATCGAAGGCCACGGGCGGCGCGGCAAAGCGCTTTGTGCCGATTACGTGCTGGAATTCCGCAACCACAAACTGGCCGTTATCGAAGCCAAAGCCTGGGACTCGTTGCTGACCGAAGGCGTCGCCCAGGCCAAAGATTACGCGGGCAAACTGGCTGTCCGGTTCAGCTACGCGACCAACGGCCAGGGCATTTACGCCGTAGACATGCACGAGGGGACAGAAGGCGAGCAGCCGCATTACCCGACGCCGGAAGAGTTGTGGCAGATGACCTTTGCCACCGAAAACAACTGGCGCGATCGGTTCGCAGCGGTTCCGTTTGAAGATCGCGGCGGATATTTTCAGGGGCGCTATTATCAGGACATCGCCGTCGAGCGCGTGCTGGAAGCCGTCAGCGACAATCGCGAACGCATCTTGCTGACGCTGGCGACGGGCACGGGCAAAACTTTCATCGCCTTTCAACTGGCGTGGAAGCTCTTTCACAGCCGCTGGAACTTGAGCCGCGAAGCGTCGCGCCGTCCGCGCATTCTGTTTCTGGCTGACCGCAACATTCTGGCGAATCAGGCATACAACGCTTTCTCGGCTTTTCCCGAAGACGCGCTGGTGCGTATCGAACCGAGCGACATCAAAAAGAAAGGTCGCGTACCCAAAAACGGCAGTCTCTTCTTCACGATCTTTCAAACCTTCATGAGCGGGCCGATAGTTGATGGGCAGCCTTCGCCGTATTTTGGCGAATACCCGCCGGACTTTTTCGACTTCATCGTCATTGACGAATGCCATCGCGGCGGCGCGAACGACGAAAGCACGTGGCGCGACATCCTGACTTACTTCGCCCCGGCGGTGCAGCTTGGTTTGACGGCGACGCCCAAACGCAAGGACAACATTGACACCTATGCTTATTTCGGCGAGCCGGTTTATGTCTATTCGCTGAAAGATGGCATCAACGACGGCTTTCTGACGCCGTTCAAGGTCAAACAGATTTCGACCACGCTGGACGAATACGTTTACACGCCGGACGACCGCTTGATCGAAGGCGAGATCGAAACCGGGCGGCGCTTTGTCGAAAGCGATTTCAACCGCGTCATCGAAATCCCCGAACGCGAAAAGAAACGCATCCAGATTTTCATGGAGCAGATCAACCAGCAGGAAAAGACGCTGGTCTTTTGCGCTACGCAAGACCACGCGCTGGCCGTGCGCGATTACATCAATCAGATTCGGCAGCTCAAAACCAGCAAAGACCCGAACTATTGCCATCGCGTGACGGCGAACGACGGCGCATTGGGCGAACAGCACCTGCGCGATTTTCAGGACAACGAGAAAACCATTCCGACGATTTTGACGACTTCGCAAAAACTCTCGACCGGCGTGGATGCGCGCAACATTCGCAACATCGTGCTGCTGCGTCCGATCAATTCGATGATCGAATTCAAGCAGATCATCGGACGCGGCACGCGGCTCTTTGACGGCAAGGCTTATTTTACGATTTATGACTTTGTGCGGGCGCACCAGCATTTCAGCGATCCGGAATGGGATGGCGAACCGGAAGACAACACGATTGAAGGCGAAGACGAAGGGGAAATCGGCGAGCGTCCGCGTGGCGGAGAGCGCCAGCCATCAGACGGCGGCGATGGCGAACCTCGTCCGCGTCCACCCAAGATCAAGGTCAGGCTGGCCGACGGCAAAGAGCGCAACATCCAGCACATGATGGTCACGAGTTTCTGGCATCCCGATGGCACGCCGATGTCGGCGCAGCAATTCCTGGAAATGCTGTATGGCAGACTGCCTGAATACTTCAAAAACGAACAGGAGTTGCGCGAGATTTGGAGCGAGCCGGAAACCCGCGCTCGCTTGCTGGAAGGTTTGGCCGAAAAGGGATTCGGCCCAGAGCAAATGGCCGAAATGCAAAAGGTGATTGACGCTGAAAAAAGCGATTTGTTCGACGTGCTGGCACATGTGGCCTATGCGCTGGCGCCACTCACCCGCGCTGAACGGTCAGAAAAAGCCCGCGTCGAAATCAGCACGCGCTTTACCACCAAGCAGCAGGTCTTTCTGGATTTCGTGCTTTCACATTACGTGAGCGTCGGTGTGGAGGAACTCGCGCCGGAAAAGCTGACGCCGTTGCTCAGGCTGAAATACAACAACTCCATCCCTTATGCCGTCAACGATTTGGGCGAGGCGCGGCAGATTCGCAAGGTCTTCACCAGCTTCCAGCGCTTTCTTTATCAAAGCCCGGCACAACCGCAGCAACCAGGCAGCCGCTGA
- the tnpA gene encoding IS200/IS605 family transposase codes for MPQSLSSILIHLVFSTKHREPFITADIELDLHDYLGGIFRRCECPSLLIGGTADHIHALVVLSRTKTVASIVEDVKSSSSKWIKTKGAAWQAFQWQAGYGAFSVSQSGLEKVKSYIANQKQHHGQTAFQDEYRLLCQKHGIEIDERYVWD; via the coding sequence ATGCCACAATCCTTGTCTTCGATTCTGATTCATCTGGTGTTCAGCACGAAGCATCGTGAACCATTCATTACGGCGGACATTGAACTGGATTTGCACGATTACCTGGGTGGCATTTTTCGGCGCTGTGAATGCCCTTCGCTGTTAATTGGCGGAACAGCGGATCACATTCATGCTTTGGTTGTTCTGTCGCGCACCAAAACCGTTGCCAGTATTGTCGAAGATGTGAAAAGCAGTTCGTCAAAATGGATCAAGACCAAAGGCGCGGCGTGGCAAGCCTTTCAATGGCAGGCGGGATATGGCGCGTTTTCGGTAAGCCAATCCGGACTTGAGAAAGTGAAAAGTTATATTGCCAACCAGAAACAACATCACGGCCAAACAGCGTTTCAGGATGAGTACCGGTTGTTGTGCCAGAAACACGGCATTGAGATTGATGAGCGGTATGTTTGGGATTGA
- a CDS encoding restriction endonuclease subunit S, whose translation MKAGWQRKKVSEIAQHSLGKMLDKAKNKGEPKPYLRNLNVRWFGFDLSDVSEMRFLPEETAKYTAIKGDLLICEGGYPGRAAIWDQDEPIYFQKALHRVRFYQAEHSKWMLYYLYACDLDGTLKQHFNGAGIQHFTGETLSQFEIPLPPLSEQQRIVGILDEAFDGIGTAKANAEQNRQNARALFESHLQSVFTMRGEGWVEKRLGDLCERITKGSSPKWQGIDYVEKPGVLFVTSENVGEYQLLMTKPKYVEEKFNAKDKKSILQKGDVLTNIVGASIGRTAIFDLEEIANINQAVCLIRCEPMLLSNFYLTYLLNSPVFRDILHDNEVDSARANLSLGFFSQLTVPLPPLPAQRDVVAKLDALREETQRLESIYQQKLAALDELKKSLLHQAFTGEL comes from the coding sequence ATGAAAGCGGGTTGGCAACGTAAGAAGGTCAGCGAAATCGCCCAGCACTCACTTGGCAAGATGCTCGACAAAGCGAAGAACAAAGGTGAGCCAAAGCCGTATCTGCGAAACCTCAATGTCCGCTGGTTTGGGTTTGATCTATCGGATGTGTCTGAGATGCGTTTCTTGCCCGAAGAAACAGCCAAATACACCGCCATCAAAGGCGATTTGCTGATTTGCGAAGGCGGCTATCCGGGACGCGCGGCGATTTGGGATCAGGATGAGCCGATCTACTTTCAAAAGGCGCTCCATCGAGTTCGCTTCTATCAGGCTGAGCACAGCAAGTGGATGCTTTACTACCTGTACGCTTGCGATCTTGATGGAACGTTGAAGCAGCATTTCAATGGCGCAGGCATTCAGCACTTCACCGGCGAGACACTGAGTCAGTTTGAGATACCGCTTCCGCCACTCTCCGAACAGCAGCGGATTGTCGGCATCCTCGACGAAGCGTTTGACGGCATCGGCACCGCCAAAGCCAATGCCGAACAGAACCGCCAGAACGCGCGTGCGCTGTTTGAAAGCCACCTGCAATCCGTCTTCACGATGCGCGGTGAGGGATGGGTGGAGAAACGATTGGGAGACTTGTGCGAACGCATCACCAAAGGTTCATCGCCAAAATGGCAAGGAATAGATTACGTCGAAAAGCCCGGCGTGCTGTTTGTCACCAGTGAGAACGTCGGTGAGTATCAATTGCTGATGACCAAGCCAAAGTATGTTGAAGAGAAGTTCAATGCGAAGGATAAAAAGTCAATTCTTCAAAAAGGCGACGTCCTAACCAACATCGTTGGCGCGTCTATAGGACGAACGGCAATCTTTGATTTGGAGGAAATCGCTAATATCAATCAAGCGGTTTGCCTGATTCGTTGTGAACCGATGTTGCTCAGCAACTTCTATCTGACCTATTTGTTAAATTCTCCGGTCTTTCGGGATATTCTGCATGACAACGAGGTTGATAGTGCAAGAGCCAATTTAAGTCTTGGCTTCTTCTCGCAACTCACCGTGCCCTTGCCACCACTTCCAGCCCAGAGAGATGTTGTCGCTAAACTTGACGCTCTACGCGAAGAAACCCAACGCCTCGAATCTATCTACCAGCAAAAGCTCGCGGCGCTGGACGAATTGAAAAAATCGTTATTGCATCAAGCCTTCACGGGGGAACTATGA
- a CDS encoding N-6 DNA methylase, whose amino-acid sequence MFEQAFKNIDDTLRKEAGCTTELDYTEQTSWLLFLKYLDGLEQDKATEAELEGKPYSFILDDAYRWESWAAPKDASGKLDHNAALSGDDLRDFVNLKLFPYLHGFKQKATGPNTLEYKIGEIFGEIKNKIQSGYNLREIIDHIDELRFRSQTEKHELSHLYEAKIKNMGNAGRNGGEYYTPRPLIRAMIQVTQPRLGERIYDGACGSAGFLCEAFDYLKAKPNLKTSELETLQTNTFFGKEKKSLAYVIAIMNMILHGIEAPNIIHTNTLTENIADIQEKDRYDVVLANPPFGGKERKEVQQNFPIRTGETAFLFLQHFIKILRAGGRGGIVIKNTFLSNTDNASVSLRKLLLESCHLHTVLDCPGGTFQGAGVKTVVLFFEKGAPTRKVWFYQLEPGRNLGKTNPLNDDDLQEFVALQQSFADSPKSWSVDAASIDSATFDLSVKSPNGGEAVAHRSPQEIMDEIAALDVESAEVLETIRGLL is encoded by the coding sequence ATGTTCGAACAAGCATTCAAAAACATTGACGATACCCTGCGCAAAGAAGCGGGTTGCACCACCGAACTTGATTACACCGAACAGACCTCGTGGCTGCTGTTCCTGAAATATCTGGACGGGCTGGAACAGGACAAAGCCACCGAAGCCGAACTGGAAGGCAAGCCTTACAGCTTCATCCTCGACGATGCCTATCGTTGGGAAAGTTGGGCTGCACCGAAAGATGCCAGCGGCAAGCTCGATCACAACGCGGCATTGTCAGGCGATGATTTGCGCGATTTCGTCAACCTGAAGCTGTTCCCGTACCTGCACGGCTTCAAGCAGAAAGCCACCGGGCCGAACACGCTGGAATACAAGATCGGCGAGATTTTCGGCGAGATCAAAAACAAGATTCAGAGCGGGTACAACCTGCGCGAGATCATTGATCACATTGACGAATTGCGCTTTCGTTCGCAGACCGAAAAACACGAACTGTCGCACCTCTATGAAGCCAAGATCAAAAACATGGGCAACGCCGGACGCAATGGCGGCGAATATTACACGCCGCGTCCGCTGATTCGCGCGATGATTCAGGTGACACAGCCGCGCCTCGGCGAACGCATTTATGACGGCGCGTGCGGTTCGGCGGGCTTTTTGTGCGAAGCCTTTGATTACCTGAAAGCCAAGCCGAACCTGAAAACCAGCGAGTTGGAAACGCTGCAAACCAACACCTTTTTCGGCAAAGAGAAAAAGTCGCTGGCGTATGTCATTGCGATCATGAACATGATCCTGCACGGCATCGAAGCGCCCAACATCATCCACACCAACACGCTGACCGAAAACATCGCCGACATTCAGGAAAAAGACCGCTACGACGTGGTGCTGGCCAATCCGCCCTTCGGCGGCAAAGAGCGCAAGGAAGTGCAGCAGAACTTCCCCATCCGCACGGGCGAAACGGCGTTCCTCTTCCTGCAACATTTCATCAAGATTTTGCGCGCGGGCGGACGCGGCGGCATCGTCATCAAAAACACCTTTCTGTCGAATACGGACAACGCTTCGGTCAGCTTGCGCAAGCTGCTGCTGGAAAGCTGCCACCTGCACACGGTGCTGGATTGCCCCGGCGGCACGTTCCAGGGCGCAGGCGTCAAAACCGTCGTGCTGTTTTTTGAGAAAGGCGCACCGACGCGCAAGGTCTGGTTTTATCAGCTTGAACCGGGCCGCAATCTGGGCAAGACCAATCCGCTTAATGATGACGATTTGCAGGAATTCGTCGCGCTGCAACAGAGCTTTGCCGATTCGCCCAAATCGTGGAGCGTGGACGCCGCCAGCATTGACTCGGCGACCTTTGATCTTTCGGTCAAGAGCCCCAACGGCGGCGAAGCAGTCGCGCACCGCAGCCCGCAGGAAATTATGGATGAGATTGCAGCATTGGATGTGGAGAGTGCGGAAGTGTTGGAAACGATTCGGGGGTTGTTATGA
- the holB gene encoding DNA polymerase III subunit delta' — translation MSFAKLIGNERNKAVLQRLLLGGRIGATLIFAGPDGIGKRQFALAMAKALNCHQPVIDAAQGRYDSCDTCPVCQRINAGVYGDVTTIKPDGQFIKIVQTRQIAHEVQYRPREGKQRFFLIDDADRLRDEAANSLLKTLEEPPPTSTLILLTAKPHALLQTIRSRAQRINFAPLTTAEMEEYLTANFRRPKPDTLLLARLTEGRIGQATAFDLGVYRQERNVLINLLELLATGENRFRLMKAAEYLGKKEREEFERELDLLNRLLRDLFLLAAGSARDTIVNIDVADKLEPLAAATGIPKLTNWAEQFNELRARLRFNVNRQLATEALLLNLIGVSQA, via the coding sequence ATGTCTTTCGCCAAGCTGATCGGCAACGAACGCAACAAAGCCGTCTTGCAGCGTTTGCTGTTGGGCGGACGTATTGGCGCGACGCTGATCTTTGCCGGGCCTGATGGCATCGGCAAACGCCAATTCGCCTTAGCGATGGCGAAGGCGCTCAATTGCCATCAGCCGGTGATTGACGCCGCCCAGGGCCGTTACGATAGCTGCGACACTTGCCCGGTCTGCCAGCGCATTAATGCAGGCGTGTACGGCGACGTGACGACGATCAAACCCGACGGCCAATTCATCAAAATCGTCCAGACCCGCCAAATCGCCCACGAAGTGCAGTACCGCCCGCGCGAAGGCAAGCAGCGCTTCTTCCTCATTGACGACGCCGACCGCTTGCGCGATGAGGCCGCCAATTCGTTGCTCAAAACGCTGGAAGAACCGCCGCCGACCTCGACGCTGATTTTGCTGACCGCCAAACCGCATGCCTTGCTGCAAACCATCCGCTCGCGCGCCCAACGCATCAACTTCGCTCCACTGACGACAGCAGAAATGGAAGAATACCTGACCGCCAACTTCCGCCGCCCCAAACCCGACACGCTCTTGCTCGCGCGTCTGACCGAAGGGCGCATCGGCCAGGCCACGGCCTTTGATTTGGGAGTTTATCGCCAGGAACGCAACGTGCTCATCAACCTGTTGGAACTGCTGGCAACGGGCGAGAACCGCTTCCGGCTGATGAAAGCGGCGGAATACCTCGGCAAAAAAGAGCGCGAAGAGTTCGAGCGCGAACTGGATTTGCTTAACCGCCTGCTGCGCGACCTCTTCCTGCTGGCGGCAGGCAGCGCCCGCGATACCATCGTCAACATAGATGTTGCCGACAAGCTGGAGCCACTGGCCGCCGCGACCGGGATTCCCAAGCTGACGAACTGGGCGGAGCAGTTCAACGAATTGCGCGCGCGGTTGCGCTTCAACGTCAACCGGCAATTGGCGACGGAAGCGCTGCTGCTCAACTTGATCGGCGTTAGCCAAGCGTAA
- a CDS encoding dTMP kinase, with protein sequence MQRGKFITFEGIDGCGKTTQLPLLARHLAEQGIPCLATREPGGTAIGKRIRAVLLDVPAEQDAPVEPLTELLLYAADRAQHVRQLIMPALAAGMIVLSDRYADATIAYQGYGRGFDLPMVEHLMDLATGGLKPDATLLFDLEVQLGLSRVHGRGKAPASVDLNPTVAEQPDRLDLEPLEFHERVRRGYHLLAAREPERFHIIPAAGSIEEVAALTLVEVTKLLNPQSAIYHLQ encoded by the coding sequence ATGCAACGCGGCAAATTCATCACCTTCGAAGGCATTGACGGTTGCGGCAAGACGACACAATTGCCGTTGCTCGCTCGCCATTTGGCGGAGCAGGGCATTCCTTGCCTTGCCACCCGCGAACCGGGCGGCACCGCTATTGGCAAACGCATTCGCGCCGTCCTGCTCGATGTGCCCGCCGAACAGGACGCGCCGGTCGAGCCGTTGACCGAGCTGTTGCTCTATGCCGCAGATCGCGCCCAGCACGTGCGGCAATTGATCATGCCCGCGCTGGCCGCCGGCATGATCGTGCTGAGCGACCGTTATGCCGACGCTACGATTGCCTATCAAGGCTATGGGCGCGGCTTTGACTTGCCGATGGTCGAACACTTGATGGATTTGGCGACGGGCGGCTTGAAACCCGATGCGACCCTGCTGTTTGACCTGGAGGTGCAACTCGGTTTGAGCCGTGTGCATGGTCGCGGCAAAGCGCCGGCTTCTGTTGACCTCAACCCAACCGTCGCCGAACAGCCCGACCGTTTAGACCTGGAACCGCTGGAATTTCACGAGCGCGTGCGGCGCGGCTATCACCTGCTGGCGGCGCGCGAACCGGAACGGTTTCATATCATCCCCGCCGCTGGTTCCATCGAAGAAGTCGCGGCGCTCACCCTCGTCGAAGTTACAAAACTCCTAAATCCGCAATCCGCAATCTACCATCTGCAATAA
- the hfq gene encoding RNA chaperone Hfq, whose protein sequence is METQNSQNVQDGFLNTLRRDRINVTIYLVGGVKLTGKIRSFDKFSVVLESGNLEQLIFKHAISTISVPRGSMTHTRDHHTPSVGADRVGADRPPLGDRPVSAERPPLVTREAPREPAPSGGAAPSGD, encoded by the coding sequence ATGGAAACGCAAAATAGTCAAAACGTACAAGACGGCTTCCTCAATACTCTCCGCCGGGATCGCATCAATGTGACGATCTATTTGGTCGGCGGTGTCAAACTGACGGGTAAGATTCGTAGCTTCGATAAGTTCTCGGTGGTGCTGGAATCGGGAAATCTAGAGCAACTGATTTTCAAGCACGCCATTTCCACGATCTCAGTGCCGCGCGGCAGCATGACGCACACGCGCGATCATCACACCCCAAGCGTTGGGGCTGACAGAGTCGGCGCTGACAGACCTCCTCTGGGAGATCGGCCTGTGAGTGCTGAGCGTCCTCCGCTGGTTACCAGAGAAGCCCCTAGAGAACCGGCTCCCTCTGGTGGCGCCGCTCCTTCAGGCGATTAA
- a CDS encoding M61 family metallopeptidase, translating into MPFQRRHHHSFRTFFSLALLLLAAASASAQSKVEYEIAFPNAVHHEAEVTVTFTGVPANKPLEARMSRSSPGRYALQEFSKNVYNVRATDDKGAPLAFTRPNSTQWNVVSKGGKVRISYTLFGDLGSGTFTGIDHTMAHLSIPATFMWARGFENAPITVRCRRPNPNWKIATQLAPTADAEVFTAPHMQYFMDSPTMLGDLKFREWPVQSNGKTYTIRLALNDNCEEKDVDEFAEMIKKVVNEQIAVFGETPDFDFGTYTFIANYVPQIGGDGMEHRNSTSLTAPRSIRGNPRANLGTVSHEFFHCWNVERLRPRTLEPFSFEDANVADGLWVGEGFTQYYGNLLMKRAGFGGDDANFGRGLGFTINAVVNSPGRRLHGPIEMSQQAVHEDGANSDFPTNSRNLFVSYYTYGAAVALGLDLTLRTKFPGKTLDSYMPELWQSYGKHQKNYNPAKPYTIADLKAALARLTGDAAFANDYFARYIEGRDVVDYGPLLAQAGFVYRQARPGKVWLDAQLREQNGALTIGGPTLTTGPLYQAGLDRGDKILSFDGQAVKTPSDVQAILEKHKPGDTIAIEADQRGVKRTVQLTFTEDPNVEVVSYESLNKEVTPAMKKLRAEWLGSQR; encoded by the coding sequence ATGCCGTTTCAACGCCGTCACCACCATTCGTTCCGCACTTTTTTCAGTCTCGCGCTGCTGTTGCTCGCCGCCGCCAGCGCTAGCGCACAAAGCAAGGTCGAATACGAGATCGCCTTTCCCAACGCCGTGCACCACGAGGCCGAAGTCACTGTGACTTTCACAGGCGTGCCGGCCAACAAACCGCTCGAAGCCCGCATGAGCCGCTCGTCGCCGGGCCGCTATGCGTTGCAAGAGTTTTCCAAGAACGTATACAACGTGCGCGCCACCGATGACAAAGGCGCGCCGCTCGCCTTCACGCGGCCCAACTCAACCCAATGGAACGTCGTCAGTAAGGGCGGCAAGGTGCGCATCAGTTACACGCTGTTTGGCGATCTGGGTTCGGGCACCTTCACCGGCATTGATCACACGATGGCGCACCTGAGCATACCCGCGACGTTTATGTGGGCGCGCGGGTTTGAAAACGCGCCGATCACGGTGCGTTGCCGCCGTCCCAATCCGAATTGGAAGATCGCCACGCAACTGGCGCCGACCGCCGATGCCGAAGTCTTCACCGCGCCGCACATGCAATACTTCATGGATTCGCCAACCATGCTGGGCGACTTGAAATTCCGTGAATGGCCGGTGCAATCGAACGGCAAGACCTACACCATACGCCTCGCGCTCAATGACAACTGCGAAGAAAAGGATGTGGACGAGTTCGCTGAGATGATCAAAAAAGTCGTCAACGAACAGATCGCCGTCTTTGGCGAGACACCCGATTTCGATTTCGGCACTTATACCTTCATCGCCAATTATGTGCCGCAAATCGGCGGCGATGGCATGGAGCATCGCAACTCGACCAGCCTGACCGCGCCGCGTTCGATCAGAGGGAATCCACGCGCCAATCTGGGCACCGTCTCGCACGAGTTCTTTCATTGCTGGAATGTCGAACGGTTGCGCCCGCGCACGCTCGAACCGTTCAGTTTTGAAGACGCCAATGTCGCGGATGGTCTTTGGGTAGGTGAAGGCTTCACGCAGTATTACGGCAACCTGCTGATGAAACGCGCGGGCTTCGGCGGTGACGATGCCAACTTTGGGCGCGGCCTTGGCTTCACAATTAACGCGGTCGTCAATTCGCCTGGCCGCCGCTTGCATGGCCCCATCGAAATGAGCCAGCAGGCTGTGCACGAAGACGGCGCTAACAGTGACTTCCCGACCAACAGCCGCAATCTGTTCGTGTCGTATTACACCTATGGCGCGGCGGTCGCCCTCGGCCTTGACTTGACGCTGCGCACCAAATTCCCCGGCAAGACGCTAGACAGTTACATGCCCGAACTTTGGCAAAGTTACGGCAAGCATCAGAAAAACTATAATCCCGCTAAACCCTACACCATTGCCGATCTGAAAGCTGCGCTCGCCAGGCTGACCGGCGATGCGGCGTTTGCCAATGACTACTTCGCCCGTTATATCGAAGGCCGCGACGTGGTGGATTATGGCCCGCTGCTCGCCCAAGCCGGGTTTGTATACCGCCAGGCGCGCCCTGGCAAAGTCTGGCTCGATGCGCAATTGCGCGAACAGAACGGCGCGTTGACGATTGGCGGGCCGACATTGACGACGGGGCCGCTGTATCAAGCTGGTTTGGATCGCGGCGACAAGATTTTGAGCTTTGACGGTCAGGCGGTGAAAACGCCTTCGGATGTGCAAGCAATTCTCGAAAAGCACAAACCCGGCGACACCATCGCTATCGAAGCCGACCAGCGCGGCGTCAAACGCACCGTGCAATTGACCTTCACCGAAGACCCGAATGTCGAAGTCGTGTCATACGAAAGCCTCAACAAAGAGGTCACACCCGCAATGAAGAAGTTGCGGGCCGAATGGCTCGGTTCACAACGTTAA
- a CDS encoding ketoacyl-ACP synthase III → MTCYLTGFGAALPEREVTNAELAPQLGVTSEWIEASSGIRARRWANTDQSASELAADAVQAALRDAGLEAAQLDYLIGGTLSPDYQVPGIAPLVQHRLVGCRPVPALDVRAACAAILYSLQVAQGLLAAGTAQHIACFGAEAQSKGLDIHPRAAELSMLFGDGAGAVIVSRAPKPDGLSLRLLDVLIATDGNYAEDLIVRAPGTANGARWFDETQSLFGVMNGRTVILQAVRKLSEAALEITARNGLTLAQIDLVVPHQANLNLLQALGKRLGLAPERIVINLDRYGNTSGASAFLALQQAQEEKRFAAGEYVLVLAFGAGFTWGAALCQACE, encoded by the coding sequence ATGACTTGTTACCTGACTGGCTTTGGCGCGGCGCTGCCCGAACGTGAAGTGACCAATGCCGAACTTGCGCCGCAACTCGGCGTCACCTCGGAATGGATCGAAGCTAGTTCCGGCATACGTGCGCGACGCTGGGCGAATACTGACCAGTCCGCTTCTGAACTGGCGGCGGACGCGGTGCAGGCCGCCTTGCGCGATGCTGGCTTGGAGGCCGCACAACTCGATTATCTGATCGGCGGCACGCTGTCGCCCGATTACCAGGTGCCGGGCATCGCGCCGTTGGTGCAACACCGCCTGGTGGGTTGCCGCCCAGTACCGGCGTTGGATGTGCGCGCGGCGTGCGCGGCGATTCTCTACAGTCTGCAAGTCGCGCAAGGCTTGCTGGCGGCGGGCACGGCGCAGCACATCGCCTGCTTTGGCGCTGAGGCGCAATCGAAGGGCTTGGACATACACCCGCGCGCCGCCGAACTGAGCATGTTGTTTGGCGATGGTGCGGGCGCGGTGATCGTCAGCCGCGCGCCAAAACCTGACGGACTGTCATTGCGGCTGTTGGACGTGCTCATCGCCACGGATGGCAATTATGCCGAAGACCTGATTGTGCGCGCGCCGGGTACGGCGAATGGCGCGCGCTGGTTTGACGAAACGCAATCTCTCTTTGGTGTAATGAACGGGCGCACGGTGATCTTGCAGGCGGTGCGCAAACTCAGCGAAGCCGCGCTGGAAATCACCGCGCGCAACGGTCTCACACTGGCACAGATTGATCTCGTCGTGCCGCATCAAGCCAATTTGAATCTGCTGCAAGCGCTGGGCAAACGGCTGGGCCTTGCGCCGGAGCGCATCGTCATCAACCTTGACCGTTACGGCAACACCAGCGGCGCGTCGGCTTTTCTGGCGTTGCAACAGGCGCAGGAAGAAAAGCGCTTTGCGGCGGGTGAGTATGTGTTGGTGCTGGCGTTTGGGGCTGGGTTTACGTGGGGTGCCGCGCTATGCCAGGCGTGCGAGTGA